From one Thalassobaculum sp. OXR-137 genomic stretch:
- a CDS encoding sn-glycerol-3-phosphate import ATP-binding protein UgpC, with protein sequence MAELHLSGVQKIYPNGYHAIHGIDLGVADGEFIVLVGPSGCGKSTLLRMVAGLETISDGTVDIGGRVVNNLEPADRDIAMVFQNYALYPHMKVYDNMAYGLRNRGMAKDEIDRRVREAAGILELEPLLDRRPNQLSGGQRQRVAMGRAIVREPAVFLFDEPLSNLDAKLRVQMRVEIKRLQRRLGITSLYVTHDQVEAMTMADRLVVMNGGRAEQIGTPIELYDRPLTTFVATFIGSPSMNLLEGTVAEGGASVALDSGASINLPDPRPDLAGRPVTLGVRPEHLTPAADGTGMTLRLDLVEALGADTLLHGHLDGDERRLVTVRLSGHFAPGQDSVQVAATDAVHLFDRETGGRI encoded by the coding sequence ATGGCCGAACTGCACCTCAGCGGTGTTCAGAAGATCTATCCGAACGGCTACCACGCGATCCACGGGATCGACCTGGGCGTGGCCGACGGCGAGTTCATCGTGCTGGTCGGCCCGTCCGGCTGCGGCAAGTCTACGTTGCTGCGCATGGTCGCCGGGCTGGAGACCATCTCCGACGGGACGGTCGATATCGGCGGCCGGGTGGTCAACAACCTGGAGCCGGCGGACCGGGACATCGCCATGGTGTTCCAGAACTACGCGCTCTATCCGCATATGAAGGTCTACGACAACATGGCCTACGGCCTGCGCAACCGCGGCATGGCCAAGGACGAGATCGACCGGCGGGTGCGCGAGGCGGCCGGGATCCTGGAGCTGGAGCCGCTGCTCGACCGCCGGCCGAACCAGCTCTCCGGCGGCCAGCGCCAGCGCGTCGCCATGGGCCGGGCCATCGTGCGCGAACCCGCCGTCTTCCTGTTCGACGAGCCGCTGTCCAACCTCGACGCCAAGCTGCGGGTGCAGATGCGGGTGGAGATCAAGCGGCTGCAGCGCCGGCTCGGCATCACCAGCCTCTACGTGACCCACGACCAGGTGGAGGCCATGACTATGGCCGACCGGCTGGTGGTGATGAACGGCGGGCGGGCCGAGCAGATCGGCACGCCGATCGAACTCTACGACCGGCCGCTGACCACCTTCGTGGCGACCTTCATCGGCTCGCCGTCGATGAACCTGCTGGAGGGTACGGTGGCCGAAGGCGGGGCGTCGGTGGCGTTGGATTCCGGCGCGTCGATCAACCTGCCGGACCCGCGCCCGGACCTGGCCGGCCGGCCGGTCACCCTCGGCGTGCGGCCGGAGCACCTGACGCCGGCGGCCGACGGTACGGGCATGACCCTGCGGCTGGATCTGGTCGAGGCGCTGGGCGCCGACACGCTGCTGCACGGCCATCTGGATGGCGACGAGCGCCGGCTGGTGACGGTCCGCCTGTCCGGCCATTTCGCGCCGGGCCAGGACTCGGTGCAGGTGGCGGCGACGGATGCCGTGCATCTGTTCGACCGGGAGACCGGCGGGCGGATTTAG
- a CDS encoding glycerophosphodiester phosphodiesterase — MRRSLALVTVLAGLSAAPALAIDIHGHRGARGLLPENTLPAFREAIALGVDILELDTGMTSDGVVVVLHDTGLSPDLTRIGGAWIDAPMLVRAMTHAELQGADVGRIRPGSKTAERFPDQTPVDGTPVPTLAEVLSLATAEGAPGLRFNIETKLSPLKPDDTADPETFAKAVVAVIRDAGVADRAIVQSFDWRTLAVVKRIAPEIRTSYLTAERNWLNNVQAGRPGASPWLGGLDIDDVGGSVPRAIASLKGDIWSPYYRDVTAEEVKEAQALGIEVHVWTVNDAAQMKELAEMGVDGIITDYPNVAIDAVRRGQ, encoded by the coding sequence ATGCGCCGCTCCCTCGCCCTTGTGACCGTCCTCGCCGGCCTGTCGGCGGCCCCCGCGCTCGCCATCGACATTCACGGACACCGCGGCGCGCGCGGCCTGCTGCCGGAGAACACCCTGCCCGCCTTCCGCGAGGCGATCGCGCTGGGCGTCGACATTCTGGAGCTGGATACCGGGATGACCTCCGACGGGGTGGTGGTCGTGCTGCACGACACCGGCCTGTCGCCCGACCTCACCCGGATCGGCGGCGCCTGGATCGACGCGCCGATGCTGGTGCGGGCCATGACCCATGCCGAGCTGCAGGGTGCCGATGTCGGCCGGATCCGGCCGGGCAGCAAGACGGCGGAGCGCTTCCCCGACCAGACCCCGGTGGACGGCACGCCGGTGCCGACTCTGGCCGAGGTGCTGAGCCTGGCGACGGCGGAAGGCGCGCCCGGGCTGCGCTTCAACATCGAGACCAAGCTGTCCCCCCTCAAGCCGGACGACACCGCGGACCCGGAGACCTTCGCCAAGGCGGTGGTCGCCGTGATCCGCGACGCCGGGGTGGCGGATCGGGCGATCGTCCAGAGCTTCGACTGGCGCACCCTGGCGGTGGTCAAACGCATCGCGCCGGAGATCCGGACCTCCTACCTGACGGCGGAGCGCAACTGGCTGAACAACGTGCAGGCCGGACGGCCGGGCGCCTCGCCCTGGCTGGGCGGGCTCGACATCGACGATGTCGGCGGCTCGGTGCCCCGCGCCATCGCCTCGCTGAAGGGCGATATCTGGTCCCCCTATTACCGCGACGTCACCGCCGAGGAGGTGAAGGAGGCGCAGGCGCTGGGGATCGAGGTGCATGTCTGGACGGTGAACGACGCCGCCCAGATGAAGGAGTTGGCGGAGATGGGCGTGGACGGCATCATCACCGACTATCCGAACGTCGCCATCGACGCGGTGCGCCGCGGACAGTGA
- the ugpE gene encoding sn-glycerol-3-phosphate ABC transporter permease UgpE, which yields MVENRPYLTILSHLVVILGIVVTVMPIWITFVASTHPIEHIMDGTIPMWPGTKFFENYATVLGAGVADAGGIPVGMMLFNSLIMALSIAIGKIAISLIAAYAIVYFDFPFRMACFWLIFITLMLPVEVRILPTFAVVANLGLLNSYVGLSLPLIASATATFLFRQFFLTVPEELAEAARIDGAGPWKFFKDILLPLSRTNIAALFVILFIYGWNQYLWPLLVTTDESFYTVVMGIQRMTQAAESLPLWHLVMATTMLAMVPPVIVVVVMQKLFVKGLVETEK from the coding sequence ATGGTCGAGAACCGCCCTTACCTGACGATCCTCTCCCATCTGGTGGTGATCCTGGGGATCGTCGTCACGGTGATGCCGATCTGGATCACCTTCGTCGCCTCGACCCATCCGATCGAGCACATCATGGACGGCACGATCCCGATGTGGCCGGGGACCAAGTTCTTCGAGAACTACGCCACGGTGCTCGGCGCCGGCGTCGCCGATGCCGGCGGCATTCCGGTCGGCATGATGCTGTTCAACAGCCTGATCATGGCGCTGTCGATCGCCATCGGGAAGATCGCCATCTCGCTGATCGCCGCCTACGCGATCGTGTATTTCGACTTCCCGTTCCGCATGGCCTGCTTCTGGCTGATCTTCATCACCCTGATGCTGCCGGTGGAGGTCCGCATCCTGCCGACCTTCGCGGTGGTGGCCAATCTCGGGCTGCTGAACTCCTATGTCGGGCTCAGCCTGCCGCTGATCGCCTCGGCGACGGCGACCTTCCTGTTCCGGCAGTTCTTCCTGACCGTGCCGGAGGAGCTGGCCGAGGCGGCGCGGATCGACGGGGCGGGGCCTTGGAAGTTCTTCAAGGACATCCTGCTGCCGCTGTCGCGCACCAACATCGCGGCGCTGTTCGTGATCCTCTTCATCTACGGCTGGAACCAGTATCTCTGGCCGCTGCTGGTGACCACCGACGAGTCCTTCTACACGGTCGTGATGGGCATTCAGCGCATGACCCAGGCGGCCGAATCCCTGCCGCTGTGGCACCTGGTCATGGCGACCACGATGCTGGCGATGGTGCCGCCGGTGATCGTCGTCGTGGTCATGCAGAAGCTGTTCGTCAAAGGCCTCGTCGAGACCGAAAAATAA
- a CDS encoding glucose 1-dehydrogenase, whose amino-acid sequence MGKLEGRVALISGAARGIGAQTARRMVEEGAKVVIGDVREDLGRATAREIGADDVCQFVTLDVTSPESWQAAVDHAVEAFGRLDILVNNAGVFIGRSLEEIAFEEWQKLVDVNLTGTFLGTRIAAPALREAAKDTPHGSAVINVSSIAGLVGSMVDPLYSMTKGGVTTFTKSVALYFGRRGDRIRVNQIHPGVIETDMGDQTYTARARALGTNDVDAAKQASLNMHPIGRHGTADDIAGGIVFLASDDAGFMTGSSLVVDGGLTAQ is encoded by the coding sequence ATGGGCAAGCTGGAAGGGCGCGTGGCCCTGATCTCGGGCGCTGCGCGCGGCATCGGCGCGCAGACCGCACGGCGGATGGTGGAGGAGGGGGCCAAGGTGGTCATCGGCGACGTGCGCGAGGATCTCGGCCGGGCGACGGCGCGAGAGATCGGCGCAGACGATGTCTGCCAGTTCGTCACCCTGGACGTCACCAGCCCGGAAAGCTGGCAGGCGGCGGTCGATCACGCGGTGGAGGCTTTTGGCCGGCTCGACATCCTGGTGAACAATGCCGGCGTCTTCATCGGCCGCAGCCTGGAGGAGATCGCGTTCGAGGAATGGCAGAAGCTGGTCGACGTCAATCTCACCGGCACCTTCCTCGGCACCCGGATCGCCGCCCCCGCCCTGCGCGAGGCGGCGAAGGACACGCCGCACGGCAGTGCCGTCATCAACGTCTCCTCCATCGCCGGCCTGGTCGGCTCCATGGTCGATCCGCTGTATTCGATGACCAAGGGCGGGGTGACGACCTTCACCAAGTCGGTGGCGCTGTATTTCGGCCGGCGGGGCGACCGCATCCGGGTCAACCAGATCCATCCCGGCGTGATCGAGACCGACATGGGCGACCAGACCTACACCGCCCGCGCCCGGGCGCTGGGCACCAACGACGTGGATGCCGCCAAGCAGGCCTCGCTGAACATGCACCCGATCGGCCGTCACGGCACGGCGGACGACATCGCCGGCGGCATCGTCTTCCTGGCCTCTGACGATGCGGGCTTCATGACCGGGTCGAGCCTGGTGGTCGATGGCGGCCTGACCGCCCAGTAA
- a CDS encoding methyl-accepting chemotaxis protein produces MSKLAFKIPALVFLAALIAGVGSSLVGIYLSANAQREAIDRRLITVASDRALSLQTYLDSIRIDLETLASSPVAFEAIVEFKGGWTEFFAQGPTKALQAAYITDNPNPTGSKDELDRAEGPEAYHETHAHFHPWYRAFLRAKGFYDIFLFDTNGNLVYTVFKELDYATNFVTGEYANTGLGRVYQSAMAAPGTVVFDDFEPYAPSFGAPASFIAKTVTDNVGNTIGVLAFQMPIDRLNEVMQHPTGLGKTGDTVIIGADDLRRSDSRFAKESALLKETISWPGAEAALAGETGTVQGEINGSEVLVGHAAVQFVGTTWGVLVAVSEAEAFASEAELLLYEVLFGGGVILLALIGGVLFSRTITTPLGRIIGVMNRVSTGAYEVDVPEQTRHDEIGDIARAVEQFRRNGQENERLRAEQEEMRERNEAERIEALRAMARTVEAESSRAVESVSGETAIMIAQAQEMAKSAGRVDGTSQTVAAAAQQALANAESVSAATEELASSIEEISSRVTTGATTAREAMDVGLESQSTIQTLADAAKQIGTVVVLIDDIAQQTGLLALNATIEAARAGDAGKGFAVVASEVKNLASQTAKATGEITEQIHEIQAITQRSVDAVRSMVERIGAIDEISTSVATAVEEQQAATQEIARNVSETALAAREVATNIELVSAEARSNLDAASSVQSASEHMQVAIENLKQVVVRVVRTSAPEVDRREQAREETREPATLTLGEDRYEVVIVNRSEGGVGIELAQGDTLSGTVNRGQIASPRLGRRNVAVAGISGRSIGLRYA; encoded by the coding sequence ATGTCCAAGCTGGCTTTCAAAATCCCTGCGCTCGTGTTCCTGGCGGCTCTGATAGCCGGAGTGGGCAGCAGCCTGGTCGGTATCTATCTGTCCGCGAATGCGCAGAGAGAGGCCATCGACCGCCGATTGATCACCGTGGCGAGCGACCGCGCGCTGTCGCTGCAGACCTATCTGGACTCGATCCGGATCGATCTGGAGACGCTGGCGTCCAGCCCGGTCGCGTTCGAGGCGATCGTCGAGTTCAAGGGGGGCTGGACCGAGTTCTTCGCCCAGGGCCCGACGAAAGCGCTTCAGGCCGCCTATATCACGGACAACCCGAACCCGACCGGCTCGAAGGACGAGCTCGACCGGGCGGAAGGACCCGAGGCGTATCACGAGACCCACGCGCATTTTCATCCCTGGTACCGCGCCTTCCTGCGGGCCAAGGGCTTCTACGACATCTTCCTGTTCGATACGAACGGCAACCTCGTCTACACGGTCTTCAAGGAGTTGGACTACGCCACCAACTTCGTGACCGGCGAGTATGCGAACACTGGTCTCGGTCGGGTCTACCAGAGCGCAATGGCGGCTCCCGGTACGGTCGTTTTCGACGATTTCGAGCCCTATGCCCCGAGCTTCGGCGCGCCGGCCAGCTTTATCGCCAAGACCGTGACCGACAACGTCGGTAATACCATCGGCGTGCTGGCGTTCCAGATGCCGATCGACAGGCTGAACGAGGTGATGCAGCACCCCACGGGCCTGGGTAAGACCGGCGACACCGTGATCATCGGGGCCGACGATCTGCGCCGCAGCGACTCCCGCTTCGCCAAGGAAAGCGCGCTGTTGAAGGAGACGATTTCCTGGCCGGGCGCCGAGGCTGCCCTGGCGGGCGAGACCGGAACCGTGCAGGGCGAGATCAACGGCTCCGAGGTTCTGGTCGGCCATGCGGCGGTCCAATTCGTCGGCACCACCTGGGGGGTCCTGGTAGCGGTTTCGGAGGCGGAGGCCTTCGCGTCCGAGGCCGAACTGCTGCTGTACGAAGTGCTGTTCGGCGGCGGCGTCATTTTGCTGGCGCTGATCGGCGGCGTGTTGTTTTCCCGCACGATCACAACGCCCCTGGGCCGGATCATCGGGGTGATGAACAGGGTCTCCACCGGGGCCTATGAGGTCGACGTGCCCGAGCAGACCCGCCACGACGAGATCGGCGACATCGCCCGCGCGGTCGAACAGTTCCGCCGCAACGGTCAGGAAAACGAACGGCTGCGGGCCGAGCAGGAGGAGATGCGCGAGCGCAACGAGGCCGAGCGGATCGAGGCGCTGCGCGCCATGGCGCGGACCGTGGAAGCGGAATCGTCCCGCGCGGTGGAGAGCGTCTCCGGCGAGACGGCGATCATGATCGCCCAGGCACAGGAGATGGCGAAGTCCGCCGGACGGGTCGACGGCACCAGCCAGACGGTCGCCGCCGCGGCCCAGCAGGCTCTGGCGAACGCCGAGTCGGTCTCCGCCGCGACCGAGGAGCTGGCGTCCTCCATCGAGGAGATCTCGTCGCGGGTGACGACCGGCGCCACGACGGCGCGCGAGGCGATGGATGTGGGACTGGAGAGCCAGTCGACGATCCAGACCCTGGCCGACGCGGCGAAGCAGATCGGGACGGTCGTCGTGCTGATCGACGACATTGCCCAGCAGACCGGTCTCCTGGCCCTGAACGCCACCATCGAGGCCGCCCGCGCCGGCGATGCCGGCAAGGGTTTCGCCGTGGTCGCTTCTGAGGTGAAGAACCTGGCCTCCCAGACCGCCAAGGCCACCGGCGAGATCACCGAACAGATCCACGAGATCCAGGCGATCACCCAGCGCTCGGTCGACGCGGTGCGGTCGATGGTCGAGCGGATCGGCGCCATCGACGAAATCTCCACCTCGGTCGCGACCGCCGTGGAGGAGCAGCAGGCGGCAACCCAGGAGATCGCCCGCAACGTCTCGGAGACCGCCTTGGCGGCCCGCGAAGTGGCCACCAATATCGAGCTGGTCTCGGCCGAAGCCCGGTCGAACCTGGACGCCGCCTCGTCGGTGCAGTCGGCCTCGGAGCATATGCAGGTGGCGATCGAGAACCTGAAGCAGGTCGTGGTCCGCGTGGTGCGGACATCGGCTCCGGAAGTCGATCGCCGCGAGCAGGCCCGCGAGGAGACCCGTGAGCCGGCGACGCTCACGCTCGGCGAGGACCGCTACGAGGTGGTGATCGTCAACCGCTCCGAGGGTGGGGTCGGCATCGAACTGGCCCAGGGCGATACGCTGAGCGGCACCGTCAACCGCGGCCAGATCGCCTCGCCCCGGCTCGGCCGGCGCAACGTGGCGGTGGCCGGCATTTCCGGCCGCAGCATCGGCCTGCGCTACGCCTGA
- a CDS encoding MmgE/PrpD family protein yields MASTHAADTDPVATAPTRALADWIAATPGSAVDARALRWARHCLMDWIGVTVAGAGDPLVAILLDEALADGGEGDIPLVGLSQSLRPSDAILINGAAGHALDFDDVNRTMHGHPTVAVMPAVLTAAIVEGRSLEQALRSFVIGYEIACRIGEMTGDGHYDTGWHATATMGTFGAAAGVCHLLGLDAERTAHALGLATTLASGLKSQFGTMGKPLHAGRAAQNGTKAARWAARGFTSRPDGLECVQGFWETQGPDAAPYDIDWTPGTPFLIERNLFKFHAACYMTHSAIEANRTLRTRHGIDPVQVKKVTLKVSEGSLRMCNIPEPETGLQVKFSLRHTAALALAGRNTGAVDTFSDAVANEPDLIELRRRVEVQPVKIDRSEASKAEVVVELTDGRVLHEIHDVGVPATDLDDQEAKLSDKFATLIAPLLGTARAQELRQTALTGTGTAPRDLLLATRAD; encoded by the coding sequence ATGGCCAGCACCCACGCCGCCGATACGGACCCCGTCGCCACCGCCCCGACCCGGGCGCTCGCCGACTGGATCGCCGCCACACCGGGCAGCGCCGTCGACGCCCGCGCCCTGCGCTGGGCCCGGCACTGCCTGATGGACTGGATCGGCGTGACCGTCGCCGGCGCGGGCGACCCGCTGGTTGCCATCCTGCTGGACGAGGCGCTGGCCGATGGCGGCGAGGGCGACATCCCCCTGGTCGGCCTGTCCCAGTCCCTGCGCCCCTCCGACGCCATCCTGATCAACGGGGCGGCCGGGCACGCGCTGGATTTCGACGACGTCAACCGCACCATGCACGGCCATCCCACCGTCGCCGTCATGCCGGCCGTGCTGACCGCCGCCATCGTGGAGGGCCGCAGCCTGGAGCAGGCCCTGCGCTCCTTCGTCATCGGCTACGAGATCGCCTGCCGGATCGGCGAGATGACCGGCGACGGCCATTACGACACGGGCTGGCACGCCACCGCCACCATGGGCACCTTCGGCGCGGCCGCCGGGGTCTGCCACCTGCTCGGCCTGGACGCCGAGCGCACGGCCCATGCCCTCGGCCTCGCCACCACCCTGGCTTCCGGCCTGAAGTCGCAGTTCGGGACCATGGGCAAGCCGCTGCATGCCGGCCGGGCAGCGCAGAACGGCACCAAGGCGGCGCGCTGGGCCGCCCGGGGCTTCACCTCGCGGCCGGACGGCCTGGAATGCGTCCAGGGCTTCTGGGAGACCCAGGGACCGGACGCAGCACCCTACGACATCGACTGGACCCCCGGCACGCCGTTTCTGATCGAGCGCAACCTCTTCAAGTTCCACGCCGCCTGCTACATGACCCATTCCGCCATCGAGGCGAACCGCACCCTGCGCACCCGCCACGGCATCGACCCCGTGCAGGTGAAGAAGGTGACCCTGAAGGTCAGCGAGGGCAGCCTGCGGATGTGCAACATCCCCGAGCCGGAGACCGGCCTGCAGGTGAAGTTCAGCCTGCGCCACACCGCGGCCCTGGCGCTCGCCGGGCGCAACACCGGTGCGGTCGACACCTTCAGCGACGCGGTCGCCAACGAGCCGGACCTCATCGAGCTGCGCCGCCGGGTGGAGGTGCAGCCGGTGAAGATCGACCGTTCGGAGGCGAGCAAGGCCGAGGTGGTCGTCGAACTCACCGACGGGCGCGTGCTGCACGAGATCCACGACGTGGGCGTGCCGGCCACCGACCTGGACGACCAGGAGGCCAAGCTGTCGGACAAGTTCGCCACCCTGATCGCCCCGCTGCTCGGCACTGCACGGGCGCAGGAGTTGCGGCAGACCGCCCTGACCGGCACGGGCACGGCGCCGCGCGACCTGCTGCTGGCGACCCGGGCGGACTGA
- the ugpB gene encoding sn-glycerol-3-phosphate ABC transporter substrate-binding protein UgpB, which produces MFNSKMIIAGMAGAFALSMASEAIAATEIQWWHAMGGRNGELVNEMAEGYNASQSEFKVVPVYKGTYTETMTAAIAAFRAKQQPHIVQVFEVGTATMMAAEGAVYPVYKLMEDTNTPFNQDDYLPAVVSYYTTPDNKLLSLPFNSSTPVMWYNKDALEKAGVTEVPSTWTEVFDASQKLVDSGMKCGFSFGWQSWVMVENFSAWHNIPMGTKENGFAGLDTEFVFNNDNVVNTLQKIADSSEKKLFQYGGRRGESLPMFTNGECGMWMNSSAYYGSMVQQAKFTFDQTMLPLNTDVADKAQNSIIGGATLWVLQGKPAAEYKGVAEFFNYISSPEVQARWHQETGYVPITTAAYELSKKQGFYDKNPGTDTAIKQLSLNTPTPNSKGIRFGNFVQVRDVINEEMEALWAGQKTAKEAMDTAVERGNALLRKFEKAND; this is translated from the coding sequence ATGTTCAACTCCAAGATGATCATCGCCGGCATGGCGGGCGCCTTCGCGCTGTCCATGGCGAGCGAGGCGATCGCCGCCACCGAAATCCAGTGGTGGCACGCCATGGGCGGCCGCAACGGCGAGCTCGTGAACGAGATGGCCGAGGGCTACAACGCCTCGCAGTCCGAGTTCAAGGTGGTGCCGGTCTACAAGGGCACCTACACCGAGACCATGACGGCGGCCATCGCGGCGTTCCGCGCCAAGCAGCAGCCGCACATCGTGCAGGTGTTCGAGGTCGGCACGGCGACGATGATGGCGGCCGAAGGCGCCGTCTATCCGGTCTACAAGCTGATGGAAGACACCAACACGCCGTTCAATCAGGACGACTACCTGCCGGCCGTGGTCAGCTACTACACCACGCCGGACAACAAGCTGCTGTCCCTGCCGTTCAACAGCTCCACGCCGGTCATGTGGTACAACAAGGACGCGCTGGAAAAGGCCGGCGTGACCGAGGTGCCGTCGACCTGGACCGAGGTGTTCGACGCCTCGCAGAAGCTGGTCGACAGCGGCATGAAGTGCGGCTTCAGCTTCGGCTGGCAGTCCTGGGTGATGGTCGAGAACTTCTCGGCCTGGCACAACATCCCGATGGGCACCAAGGAGAACGGCTTCGCCGGTCTCGACACCGAGTTCGTGTTCAATAACGACAACGTCGTGAACACCCTGCAGAAGATCGCCGACAGCAGCGAGAAGAAGCTGTTCCAGTACGGCGGCCGGCGCGGCGAGAGCCTGCCGATGTTCACCAACGGCGAATGCGGCATGTGGATGAACTCCTCGGCCTATTACGGCTCGATGGTTCAGCAGGCCAAGTTCACCTTCGACCAGACCATGCTGCCGCTGAACACCGACGTGGCCGACAAGGCGCAGAACTCGATCATCGGCGGCGCCACCCTGTGGGTGCTGCAGGGCAAGCCGGCGGCCGAGTACAAGGGCGTGGCGGAGTTCTTCAACTACATCTCTTCGCCGGAGGTGCAGGCCCGCTGGCACCAGGAGACCGGCTACGTGCCGATCACCACGGCCGCCTACGAGCTGTCCAAGAAGCAGGGCTTCTACGACAAGAACCCGGGCACCGACACGGCGATCAAGCAGCTCAGCCTGAACACGCCGACCCCGAACTCCAAGGGCATCCGCTTCGGCAACTTCGTGCAGGTCCGCGACGTGATCAACGAGGAGATGGAAGCGCTCTGGGCCGGTCAGAAGACCGCCAAGGAGGCCATGGACACCGCGGTGGAACGTGGCAACGCGCTGCTCCGCAAGTTCGAGAAGGCCAACGACTGA
- the ugpA gene encoding sn-glycerol-3-phosphate ABC transporter permease UgpA: protein MIKRVTFRNLWLPYLLLLPQLAVTLIFFIWPAVQALYQSLLVEDAFGLSTEFVWFENFEALFSDPLYLDAFVNTVVFSFSVAFASMSLALLLAVMADRTIKGATAYKTLLIWPYAVAPAVAGVLWFFMFNPVVGINAYLLRGLGYDWNHYLDGGDAMILVVIAASWKQISYNFLFFLAGLQAIPRSLIEAAAIDGAGPFKRFWTIIFPLLSPTTFFLLVVNVVYAFFDTFGIIHATTEGGPAGATQILVYKVFSDGFIGLDLGGSAAQSVVLMAIVISLTVVQFRYIERRVEY from the coding sequence TTGATCAAGCGGGTGACGTTCCGGAACCTGTGGCTGCCCTACCTGCTGCTGCTGCCACAGCTCGCGGTGACACTGATCTTCTTCATCTGGCCGGCGGTGCAGGCCCTGTACCAGTCCCTGCTGGTGGAGGACGCCTTCGGCCTGTCGACGGAATTCGTCTGGTTCGAGAATTTCGAGGCCCTGTTCTCCGACCCGCTGTATCTCGACGCGTTCGTGAACACGGTGGTCTTCAGCTTCTCCGTCGCCTTCGCCTCGATGTCGCTGGCCCTGCTGCTGGCGGTGATGGCCGACCGCACGATCAAGGGGGCGACCGCCTACAAGACGCTGCTGATCTGGCCCTATGCCGTCGCCCCGGCCGTGGCCGGCGTGCTCTGGTTCTTCATGTTCAACCCGGTGGTCGGCATCAATGCCTATCTGCTGCGCGGCCTGGGCTATGACTGGAACCACTATCTCGACGGCGGCGATGCGATGATCCTGGTGGTCATCGCCGCCTCGTGGAAGCAGATCAGCTACAATTTCCTGTTTTTCCTCGCCGGCCTGCAGGCGATCCCGCGCTCGCTGATCGAGGCGGCGGCGATCGACGGCGCCGGTCCGTTCAAGCGGTTCTGGACGATCATCTTCCCGCTGCTGTCGCCGACCACGTTCTTCCTTCTGGTGGTCAACGTGGTCTACGCCTTCTTCGACACCTTCGGCATCATCCACGCCACGACCGAGGGCGGCCCGGCGGGCGCCACTCAGATCCTGGTCTACAAGGTTTTCAGCGACGGGTTCATCGGCCTCGATCTCGGCGGCTCGGCCGCCCAGTCGGTGGTGCTGATGGCCATCGTGATCAGCCTGACCGTGGTGCAGTTCCGCTATATCGAGCGGAGGGTCGAGTACTGA
- a CDS encoding MarC family protein, which translates to MISAIDLPDLGRALITILVVVDPIGTLPVFYYATSSVPRRLHRAFAIRAVLIATLVLMAFLFGGQYLLEALGLRLGSFQIAGGIVLFLFAMTMVFGEPKSQSEIKEAARDHLANAVFPLAIPSIASPGAMLAIVVLTDNSKNSLLDQGLTAVLLLIVMAITLILLLMAARLKPILGATGANIISRIMGIILATIAVDSVLGGLETVGVVDLVPAKEGVLDTTPKS; encoded by the coding sequence ATGATCTCCGCGATCGACCTCCCCGATCTCGGCCGGGCGCTGATCACCATCCTCGTTGTCGTCGACCCCATCGGCACCCTGCCGGTGTTCTACTACGCCACCAGTTCGGTGCCGCGGCGCCTGCACCGGGCCTTCGCGATCCGCGCGGTGCTGATCGCGACGCTGGTGCTGATGGCCTTCCTGTTCGGCGGCCAGTACCTGCTGGAGGCGCTCGGTCTGCGGCTGGGGTCGTTCCAGATCGCCGGCGGCATCGTGCTGTTCCTATTCGCCATGACCATGGTGTTCGGCGAGCCGAAATCCCAGAGCGAGATCAAGGAGGCGGCGCGCGACCATCTGGCCAACGCGGTCTTCCCCCTGGCGATCCCCTCCATCGCCTCGCCCGGCGCCATGCTGGCGATCGTGGTGCTGACCGACAACAGCAAGAACAGCCTGCTGGATCAGGGGCTGACGGCGGTGCTGCTGCTGATCGTGATGGCGATCACCCTGATCCTGCTGCTCATGGCGGCCCGGCTGAAGCCGATCCTCGGGGCGACGGGCGCCAACATCATCAGCCGGATCATGGGGATCATCCTCGCCACCATCGCCGTCGACTCCGTGCTCGGCGGGCTGGAGACGGTGGGCGTGGTCGATCTGGTCCCGGCCAAGGAAGGCGTGCTGGATACGACGCCGAAATCGTAG